The DNA sequence ccttgaagatcaaaaagtgtaattcatggcccttatttctgttttcatactctttagtattgaatttcagatttcgtttatgagctttattattggaattggatttttgttgagaatgagtttatgttagtaattttcagatttgtttctttatgttcttgagttgtttatgatatctttataatctaattttgtgccatcctttatatctttaagcatatgattttggttgaataactatgttaatctgcaggttaataaagccaaatttgtgttctaattcacctaatcgttttggggcataaattgaagtggtaaaggctatgtacaatggtcgaaattatatgctacatgtttgtgtgtctgtaacttcttatggatgcatacatgtttggattcagaattctaactgcacttaatgattcatatttaatgttgacggatgctcttcaatattaacgtgatgttttatatgaaatattttaagttatggacttttcctaacttaggagattaaagaagaattaaagtggtacacgatctcttcagacttatacttcgaattcatttatgatatttagtgttggcacgattttggttgtttagattgaaatatttcattgcatgttgatatggtttggaaattctgatttgagtgtgaagaagtcgatcacatgtatatatttgtctttttgttttatttcgtaggaacttagaaaccaaaagttgaatcccccctttttatggttgtttcttgtgtaaatttgtagataaatacttgttttattaattactaatttaaattgacatttttgtttaggtgtaccctacaatccccggactgaacgatccctgcttatcctatactgacaactacattttgcagggttaaattgtgaggctatttcagcagcATCAGTGTCTAGAGCAGCCACTGTCAACGTACCAAAAATCTCGTTGCTTGTCTGCTAATGCAGTCAAGGCTACCAAACAAGTTGCCTCAATGTGAGAACTTTGTTGAGTTTTGCTTGCACAAGCAAAATGACATGTATCATCAATTTTATTAGCATAAGACAGAAGACTTTTACTTTCATTTTCTTGGTCCAgacatcttttcttctttcagtttCGAAATTTTTCTTAGAGACCATTTCAGCTAGTCTGTTAATGAGTTCCTTTTGTTCTTTAAGCTCAAACTGTAGGGATTCAACAATACATTTTTCTGAAGAAAACTGTAAGTTTGAAAACCTTTCATTACACCTAGGTCTGATATGGCCTATCTTACCACAGTGATGACAAGTAGGAATAAAAGTTCTAGATTTAGTGTACCTTTTTTGACCAGTGGGGGACTCTTGGTCAAGTTTTACCTGATAGTTCGGTGTTGGTTGATCTTCCTTTCGAGTCTTCATAATTGTGACATGATCATCAATAgaggcttctttcttttctatagaTGGTCTTGATGCTCTCACGAACTTGGTACTTTTGGAATTCTCTCTGGTGTATCCTAATCCATAAGTGTCATGCGGAGCTTTTCCTGATCCGAGCAATTTAGACATGAACTAGAGCTGACATCGAACTTGGTGAATCTTTcttgagtcaattttaactcATTTTGCAAAGACTCATTTTTAGCCAACAATTCCAAGTTCAATACTTGTTGTCCTTTAATTTCTAGTTCTAGCATTTTGATCTTGTTGAGATACTCAGTCTTTTCAGCCTTCCATGTCAAAGACTCCTGGTCACCTTGCAGGTCTGCTAATTCACTCACATGTTTGCTTTTCTCTAGTTTCCATGCAGATTGTGAGGTTTCTAATAAGTGctccactttttctttttcagttctCAGAAATTCAACTTCTTTTTCCAAACTCAAGTTTCTAAGCAGAGTTGCCTTTGAAGCTTTGTAGAGTTGTCTACAGTGGacatttgtttcatcatcagaGAAAGCCTAGTCACTATCTGAATCAGGTAGAAGTGATGATACAAAAGCTACATTTTCTGCTTCCTGAGACTCATCATCACTCCAGGTCGAGAGAAAAGATTTGTTGTTGCTATTTTCATTCTTCCTATTTCCACAATCAGTAGAGATATGACCATAGCCACCGCACTCATAACACTTAGTTTTTCCTGAGTGAGTTCCTTTGAAGCTTCCTTTCCCGCTTTTGCCATTGTAGTCACTGCTGCTACTGCCATTATAAGAGCTTTTCCTAGGAGTATTAGGATTTCTGGATGAGTTCTTGTTTTTGAGAAATCTTTTAATTTCCTTTGTCAATAGGGCAAGATCCAGtgtctcctcttcctcttctactCCTTTAACTACCTTGAAGGCcacacttttatttttcttctcaggCTTTAGTCTCATCTCATAAGTTTTGAGGTTTCCGATAAGCTCGTCAAGTGGATATACATCAATGTCAAAAGAGTCCTCAATACTAGTAACCTTGGAACAAAATTTTTCAGGTAAGGCCCTCAGTATTTTCTTGACAAGTTTGTCATCTTCAAATGGTGTTCCCAAACTACGACACTGACCAGCAATTTTCATAATTCTATTATGAAAGTCATCTACTGTCTTATCATCCCCCATAGCCATAGTTTCAAACTCATAAATTAGACTTTGCAATTTTTGAGCCCGTACCT is a window from the Rosa chinensis cultivar Old Blush chromosome 2, RchiOBHm-V2, whole genome shotgun sequence genome containing:
- the LOC112184783 gene encoding uncharacterized protein LOC112184783, which codes for MEHSHDRAVGGSVNSPPWFDGGCEKYTQWKLYMKSYLFAQDEHVWNIVENGWKTPMVSCKDEGSSTSIPKPRKDWTEEEVRNLQADFKAKNSIFTALSEREKLRINHCDTTKQAWDLLQTTYEGNKKVRAQKLQSLIYEFETMAMGDDKTVDDFHNRIMKIAGQCRSLGTPFEDDKLVKKILRALPEKFCSKVTSIEDSFDIDVYPLDELIGNLKTYEMRLKPEKKNKSVAFKVVKGVEEEEETLDLALLTKEIKRFLKNKNSSRNPNTPRKSSYNGSSSSDYNGKSGKGSFKGTHSGKTKCYECGGYGHISTDCGNRKNENSNNKSFLSTWSDDESQEAENVAFVSSLLPDSDSD